Part of the Hydrogenispora ethanolica genome, GAAGGGAAATGCGGTAATTCACTGCAACGCTCAATCGATCCCCCTCAGCGCGGGAGACCTGGTCATCACCAACTGCAATGACATCCATTATCAGGAAAACCGCGGCAACCATCTGGTCGAACCCTATATTCTCTTCGACCTCGCCTCCTTGCTCAGCCCCAAGGATGTATGTCAAACCAAATATATCGCTCCCTTACTGCAGGGCCGCCTCCGCTTTCAGAATAAAATCGAAGGCGATAATGAACTCATCCGCCAGGTCCTGGAGTTGATCAACCAATACGAAGAGCAGGAATACGGTTATGAATTACTGGTGAAGGCCGGCCTTTACCGCATTCTCGCCTTACTTCTGCAGCGCTATGCCATGACGGTCCCGGATACGATCAAAAACCGGCAACAACATCTATTGCTGCCGGTCATCCAATACGTCGAAGAGCATTATGATCAAAAAATCACTCTCCATGGCCTCGCGGCCATGGCCAATATGAGTCCTCCTCATCTGTGCCGGCTGTTTAAAAGCATTACCGGCATGCCGCCTATTGCCTATGTTAATTATCTGCGGATCAATGCGGCCATGGCATTGCTGCAGGAACACCGTTTATCCATCGGCGAAGTCGCCCTCACCGTCGGCTTTAATGACAGCAACTATTTTAGCCGCTTGTTCAAAAAATATAAAAAC contains:
- a CDS encoding helix-turn-helix transcriptional regulator; its protein translation is MIIPSNGQMVHPNLKNDFPIEMGRKEYQAPGPILKKHWHEEFMIFYIEKGNAVIHCNAQSIPLSAGDLVITNCNDIHYQENRGNHLVEPYILFDLASLLSPKDVCQTKYIAPLLQGRLRFQNKIEGDNELIRQVLELINQYEEQEYGYELLVKAGLYRILALLLQRYAMTVPDTIKNRQQHLLLPVIQYVEEHYDQKITLHGLAAMANMSPPHLCRLFKSITGMPPIAYVNYLRINAAMALLQEHRLSIGEVALTVGFNDSNYFSRLFKKYKNISPAAVVKS